A DNA window from Synergistota bacterium contains the following coding sequences:
- a CDS encoding FAD-dependent oxidoreductase, with amino-acid sequence MESKYLIVGNSVAAIAAIESIREEDKNGSLTVVSDEKVYNYSRPLISYYLGGKIDEGNIYFREKDFYSKNGVKLILGKKAQKLNVNERLVFLSDETVIRFEKLLISTGGKPIIPTIGGINDIKDGIFTFTKLSDTKAMLDYIKLNNINSAVVLGGGLIGLKAAEGLVARGMRVTIIELADRILPNTLDIEASGILERALANLGCSVVKEDTIVSVSGDNGILKKVYLRSGEMIETALLVIAIGVRPNLDLIKDTPINYDRGIVVNDYMQTNIKEIYAAGDVVQAKSFLNSNSEVLALWPVAFRQGRVAGFNMAGKETKYDGLFAMNSVEIAGIPVISFGISNPVDLDGYEVLVRKESKAPLYRKIVIKDGKVIGGIFLGRIDRAGIFLGLLRFGLEVSPFKEELLKDDFGFLVLPKNYRKHMVVGEVIEV; translated from the coding sequence ATGGAAAGTAAATATTTAATAGTTGGAAATTCGGTAGCTGCTATAGCAGCTATCGAATCTATAAGAGAAGAGGACAAAAATGGTTCTTTAACTGTGGTTTCCGATGAAAAAGTTTATAACTATTCTAGACCACTGATATCTTACTATCTTGGAGGTAAGATAGACGAAGGAAATATCTACTTTAGAGAAAAAGATTTTTACTCTAAAAATGGTGTAAAGCTAATTTTAGGGAAAAAAGCTCAGAAGCTTAATGTTAACGAGCGTTTAGTTTTTTTATCCGATGAAACAGTTATAAGATTTGAAAAATTGCTTATATCCACAGGTGGTAAGCCCATAATTCCTACAATAGGTGGTATTAATGATATAAAAGATGGGATCTTTACTTTTACGAAGCTTTCTGATACAAAGGCTATGCTTGATTATATAAAGTTAAATAACATAAATTCTGCTGTGGTTTTAGGGGGAGGATTAATAGGACTTAAGGCAGCAGAAGGTCTTGTGGCGAGAGGGATGAGGGTTACTATTATAGAGCTTGCTGATAGAATTCTTCCGAACACTTTGGACATCGAGGCATCTGGCATATTAGAAAGAGCTTTAGCAAACTTGGGGTGTAGTGTGGTGAAGGAGGATACGATTGTTTCTGTTTCTGGTGATAATGGGATTTTGAAAAAAGTGTATTTGAGAAGTGGAGAGATGATTGAAACTGCACTCCTTGTTATCGCTATTGGAGTAAGGCCCAATTTGGATCTAATAAAAGATACTCCTATAAATTATGATAGGGGAATCGTTGTAAATGATTATATGCAAACCAATATAAAAGAGATATATGCAGCTGGAGACGTTGTTCAAGCGAAAAGTTTTTTAAATTCGAATAGTGAGGTATTAGCCTTATGGCCAGTGGCTTTTCGTCAAGGTAGGGTTGCGGGATTTAATATGGCTGGAAAGGAAACCAAATATGATGGGCTTTTTGCGATGAATTCAGTTGAAATAGCCGGTATTCCCGTAATATCCTTTGGAATATCCAATCCCGTTGACCTAGACGGGTACGAAGTTTTAGTGAGAAAGGAAAGTAAAGCACCTTTATATCGTAAGATAGTGATAAAAGATGGAAAAGTAATAGGGGGTATTTTTTTGGGAAGAATAGATAGAGCAGGGATATTTCTTGGACTTTTGAGGTTTGGTTTAGAGGTTTCTCCTTTTAAAGAGGAATTACTTAAAGATGATTTTGGTTTTTTAGTTCTACCTAAAAATTATAGAAAACATATGGTTGTGGGAGAGGTGATTGAAGTATGA
- a CDS encoding 4Fe-4S dicluster domain-containing protein encodes MRGRAMVEKFKRILAKEEYCMGCRLCEVHCVVQHSKSKNILKVFKGEEPRPVSGICFEERGPTSFALQCRHCEDAPCIEACISGAMYRDPVTSKILNNRSKCVGCWMCIMVCPYGVIKPDHEEKKVASKCDLCIDAGFPACVEHCPNEALVLVDYMGKKVSKEGLTDGK; translated from the coding sequence ATGCGTGGGAGAGCAATGGTAGAAAAATTTAAGAGAATTCTTGCGAAAGAGGAGTATTGCATGGGGTGCAGGTTATGTGAAGTTCATTGTGTAGTTCAGCACTCTAAGTCTAAGAATATTTTAAAGGTTTTTAAAGGAGAGGAACCCAGACCTGTTTCTGGCATATGTTTTGAAGAAAGGGGGCCAACTTCATTTGCCCTTCAATGTAGGCATTGTGAAGATGCTCCTTGCATCGAAGCTTGTATTAGTGGGGCTATGTATAGGGATCCTGTGACTAGTAAGATTTTAAATAATAGGAGTAAGTGCGTAGGATGTTGGATGTGTATAATGGTTTGCCCTTATGGCGTTATAAAGCCGGATCACGAGGAGAAAAAGGTTGCCTCTAAGTGCGATTTGTGTATTGATGCTGGTTTTCCTGCGTGTGTTGAACATTGTCCTAATGAAGCTCTTGTTTTGGTTGATTATATGGGTAAGAAAGTATCGAAGGAGGGTTTAACTGATGGAAAGTAA